One Natrinema marinum genomic window carries:
- a CDS encoding CHY zinc finger protein: protein MTDRPVYGVDVDPETRCAHYHTDRDVVAFKFACCERYYPCFRCHGERSDHEAVPWPRDRFDESSVLCGVCGTELTVPDYLEGDYRCPACDAAFNPGCANHAELYFETEADS from the coding sequence ATGACCGACCGACCAGTCTACGGCGTCGACGTCGATCCCGAGACGCGGTGCGCTCACTATCACACCGACCGCGACGTAGTTGCGTTCAAATTCGCCTGCTGCGAGCGGTATTATCCGTGTTTTCGGTGCCACGGGGAGCGTTCCGATCACGAGGCCGTCCCGTGGCCCCGCGATCGCTTCGACGAATCCTCGGTACTGTGTGGCGTCTGCGGGACCGAACTCACCGTCCCCGACTATCTCGAGGGCGACTACCGCTGTCCGGCCTGTGACGCCGCCTTCAATCCCGGCTGTGCGAACCACGCGGAGCTGTACTTCGAGACGGAGGCCGACTCGTAA
- a CDS encoding winged helix-turn-helix transcriptional regulator, whose protein sequence is MESISSSAARTLALVLVVALLSGGVAGIAAGTSSGASALSDSTARTIDGTLTTNETTSSIENGSDGTTGTVENTSDGTTDALENTTDEVVGSNGSVGTAVDETTTAVDGTVSTTTDTIDATVGETMGTVNETAINASVGADIGADGRNASGGSDGSSGGEPATGRDGSDGGGDAAPSETPSPTETAADAALVGALGAITASGAAAGATGGSGAAGGASTATASWLSQSRPVRALQRAGSSLPWKILPLFRYSKYDDSDPLEHDRRRAVYEVIEREPGCYLSRVSDRADIPLSTVRHHVRILEDEGLVTGIKVNGKRRYFRDADDAELRAALAEPAKRAVLETLADLGRVPNGRLADELERDPSTVSHHLSALAEDDLVVREKDGRSVVNELPPRVEATLVDDPASDTGSRPAPADD, encoded by the coding sequence ATGGAATCGATCTCGTCGAGCGCGGCGCGAACGCTCGCCCTGGTCCTCGTCGTCGCGCTGCTGAGCGGCGGCGTCGCGGGGATCGCTGCGGGGACCTCGAGCGGCGCCTCGGCGCTTTCGGATTCGACCGCCCGCACGATCGACGGCACTCTCACTACCAACGAGACGACGAGTTCCATCGAAAACGGCTCCGACGGGACGACGGGCACCGTCGAAAACACCTCCGACGGGACGACCGACGCGCTCGAGAACACCACCGACGAGGTGGTCGGATCGAACGGATCGGTCGGAACGGCCGTCGACGAGACGACCACTGCCGTCGACGGCACCGTCTCGACCACGACCGATACCATCGACGCGACGGTCGGCGAGACGATGGGCACCGTCAACGAGACGGCGATCAACGCCTCGGTAGGGGCCGACATCGGAGCCGACGGGCGAAACGCGAGCGGGGGCAGCGATGGCTCGAGCGGCGGCGAGCCGGCGACGGGTCGCGACGGAAGCGACGGCGGCGGGGACGCGGCCCCGTCCGAGACGCCAAGTCCGACGGAGACAGCCGCCGACGCCGCGCTCGTCGGGGCGCTGGGCGCGATCACTGCCTCCGGCGCGGCGGCTGGCGCTACCGGCGGTTCGGGGGCGGCCGGCGGCGCGAGTACCGCAACGGCGAGTTGGCTGAGCCAGTCCCGTCCCGTCCGCGCGCTCCAGCGGGCCGGCTCGAGTCTCCCGTGGAAGATCCTCCCGCTGTTTCGATACAGCAAGTACGATGACTCGGACCCGCTCGAGCACGACCGCCGCCGGGCGGTCTACGAGGTCATCGAGCGCGAGCCGGGCTGTTACCTCTCTCGGGTCAGCGACCGGGCCGACATCCCCCTCTCGACGGTCCGCCATCACGTCCGAATTCTGGAGGACGAGGGCCTGGTGACAGGGATCAAGGTCAACGGCAAGCGCCGGTACTTCCGCGACGCGGACGACGCCGAACTGCGGGCCGCCCTCGCGGAGCCGGCAAAGCGGGCGGTCCTCGAGACGCTCGCCGACCTCGGTCGCGTCCCAAACGGTCGGCTCGCGGACGAACTCGAGCGCGATCCGAGCACGGTCTCTCACCACCTCTCGGCGCTCGCCGAGGACGACCTGGTGGTCCGGGAGAAGGACGGCCGCTCGGTCGTCAACGAACTCCCGCCGCGGGTCGAGGCGACGCTGGTCGACGACCCCGCGTCGGATACCGGCTCGCGTCCGGCGCCGGCCGACGACTGA
- a CDS encoding CoA-transferase subunit beta: MSDRSTAGETADLPAEPTTPIRVDRPAETADDYTTTELLAVAAARQIDDGETAFIGVGMSLMSGILAKYTHAPDCQLVTESGYIGSVPPGVVQSISDTILGVDALVATDQCEIFVDNQRGAFDVGIIGAGQIDSRGNTNSTAVIGDATYDRPKVRLPGSGGSNDIMTSCGRTVVMMRQQRRAFTTEVDYVTAPGHLEHSDRREELGFVGGGPAAVVTDMAVFGFDDDGEMVLETTHPGVSVDDVRDEVQWDLRVADDVETTPEPTRGEVAMLRAIDPADVVLRGTDYVYEVGFEEWSDTVLEHWEQLRTVQNDTDDSR; this comes from the coding sequence ATGAGTGACCGATCGACGGCGGGCGAGACCGCTGACTTGCCCGCGGAGCCGACGACCCCGATCCGCGTCGATCGGCCGGCGGAGACGGCCGACGATTACACGACGACCGAACTGCTGGCCGTCGCCGCCGCGCGCCAGATCGACGACGGCGAGACCGCGTTCATCGGCGTCGGCATGTCGCTGATGTCGGGCATCCTCGCGAAGTACACGCACGCGCCGGACTGCCAGCTCGTGACCGAGTCGGGGTACATCGGCTCCGTCCCGCCGGGCGTGGTCCAGTCGATCTCCGACACCATCCTCGGGGTCGACGCGCTCGTCGCGACCGACCAGTGCGAGATCTTCGTCGACAACCAGCGCGGGGCCTTCGACGTCGGCATCATCGGCGCGGGCCAGATCGACAGCCGCGGCAACACGAACTCGACGGCCGTGATCGGCGACGCGACGTACGACCGACCGAAAGTGCGCCTGCCCGGCTCCGGCGGGAGCAACGACATCATGACCTCCTGTGGCCGGACCGTCGTCATGATGCGCCAACAGCGCCGCGCGTTCACCACCGAGGTCGACTACGTGACCGCGCCGGGCCACTTAGAGCACTCCGACCGGCGCGAGGAACTCGGCTTCGTCGGCGGCGGCCCGGCCGCCGTCGTCACCGACATGGCGGTGTTCGGCTTCGACGACGACGGCGAGATGGTCCTCGAGACGACCCATCCCGGCGTCAGCGTCGACGACGTTCGCGACGAAGTCCAGTGGGACCTCCGCGTCGCCGACGACGTCGAGACGACGCCGGAGCCGACGCGGGGCGAAGTCGCAATGTTGCGCGCCATCGACCCCGCCGACGTCGTCCTACGCGGCACCGACTACGTCTACGAAGTCGGCTTCGAGGAGTGGAGCGACACCGTCCTCGAGCACTGGGAGCAACTGCGAACGGTTCAGAACGACACTGACGATTCACGATGA
- a CDS encoding aspartate aminotransferase family protein, producing the protein MSEQKPNSAVGRASNASVESAYDDHVMGIWKSLDVPVRRASGCTLEDFDGTEYLDLFSGISVTNVGHGNAAVVDAAKEQLDEFVHGCSYVHPNEPVADLAERIADVTPGDLRKSFFCNSGTEAVEGAVKLARKYTGSKEVIALEMGFHGRTLGSLALTGNKSYKQGMAPTLNDVAHTAPPYGYRCPRCDGDQCDAGCADDLERVIGSHTSGDLAAVVVEPVMGEAGIVVPPAGWLERVQEIAHDHDALLIADEVQTGYGRTGELFASEHFDVEPDILTQAKGIANGLPLGAFTAPAEIADAFDSGDHLSTFGGNPVACAAALATIDELQDGIVDNAREQGEWLEGELAALEDEYDVVGQTRGLGLMWGVELVDPDATGPQNVAPRPDSELAAAVSDHLREESNVVLGVGGYYKNVMRVQPPLSISREQLETGLDGLRSALEDVA; encoded by the coding sequence ATGTCTGAACAGAAGCCTAATTCGGCCGTCGGGCGCGCGTCGAACGCGTCCGTCGAATCGGCGTACGACGATCACGTGATGGGGATCTGGAAGTCACTCGACGTGCCGGTACGGCGAGCGTCGGGCTGTACGCTCGAGGATTTCGACGGTACCGAGTACCTCGATCTGTTCTCCGGAATCTCGGTGACGAACGTGGGCCACGGGAACGCGGCCGTCGTCGACGCCGCGAAGGAGCAACTCGACGAGTTCGTCCACGGCTGCTCGTACGTCCATCCGAACGAGCCGGTCGCCGACCTCGCCGAACGGATCGCCGACGTGACCCCGGGAGACCTCCGGAAGAGCTTCTTCTGTAACTCCGGCACCGAGGCGGTCGAGGGCGCCGTCAAACTCGCGCGGAAGTACACCGGCTCGAAGGAGGTCATCGCCCTCGAGATGGGGTTTCACGGCCGCACCCTCGGTAGTCTCGCCCTGACGGGGAACAAGTCCTACAAGCAGGGAATGGCACCCACCCTCAACGACGTGGCCCACACCGCCCCGCCGTATGGCTACCGCTGTCCGCGCTGTGACGGCGATCAGTGCGACGCCGGTTGCGCCGACGACCTCGAGCGCGTCATCGGCTCGCACACGAGCGGCGACCTCGCCGCGGTCGTCGTCGAACCGGTCATGGGCGAAGCCGGAATCGTCGTTCCGCCAGCGGGCTGGCTCGAGCGCGTTCAGGAGATCGCCCACGACCACGACGCGCTGCTCATCGCCGACGAGGTCCAGACCGGCTACGGCCGCACCGGCGAACTGTTCGCGAGCGAGCACTTCGACGTCGAACCCGACATCCTGACGCAGGCCAAGGGGATCGCGAACGGGCTGCCGCTTGGCGCGTTTACCGCACCCGCGGAGATCGCGGACGCATTCGACTCGGGCGATCACCTCTCGACGTTCGGCGGCAACCCCGTCGCCTGCGCCGCCGCGCTGGCGACCATCGACGAACTGCAGGACGGCATCGTCGACAACGCCCGCGAGCAGGGCGAGTGGCTCGAGGGCGAACTCGCCGCGCTCGAGGACGAGTACGATGTCGTCGGCCAGACGCGCGGCCTCGGCCTGATGTGGGGCGTCGAACTCGTCGACCCGGACGCGACGGGACCGCAGAACGTCGCGCCGCGACCAGACAGCGAGCTCGCGGCAGCCGTCAGCGACCACCTCCGCGAGGAGTCGAACGTCGTGTTGGGCGTCGGCGGCTACTACAAGAACGTCATGCGCGTCCAGCCGCCGCTTTCGATCTCGCGCGAGCAACTCGAGACCGGCCTCGACGGGCTCCGTTCCGCACTCGAGGACGTGGCGTAA
- a CDS encoding aspartate aminotransferase family protein: MTTHEKPHRQTRAGTDLGGMFPRAFADEYVTIVRGDGPWVWDADGNRYLDAISGNQNVNIGHGREEVAEAAREQIDRLEYVSSMLFTNEPAMEYTEKIAEFTPEGFEKTWLVSSGSEANESAIKMARQYHYERGNEGKYKVISRRRSYHGNTAGAMAVSGFPARKTKMEPLFANFPKAPSATPYRCERCDGDGGHACGVECANDLERLIQDEGPETVSAFITEPVTGAANAGASPHDGYFERVREICDEYDVLFIVDEVMAGFGRTGENFAIEHWDVTPDIITGAKGMSGGYSPIGGTMPHRRVAAVFEDVEDGFQHGHTFCFNPASAAIGTAVLEYMDDHDLVDNAREVGAHLRERCEEFYEYEFVGDVRGKGLMIGVEFVGDRETKEPLPETGAEFQSLLFEAGLDNGIITYPGGGHVGGENGDYTLITPPLTIDESLADEVVDRMHATLADVESSLER, encoded by the coding sequence ATGACGACACACGAGAAACCACACCGACAGACGAGAGCCGGCACCGACCTCGGCGGGATGTTCCCCCGCGCGTTCGCCGACGAGTACGTCACCATCGTCCGCGGCGACGGGCCGTGGGTCTGGGACGCGGACGGCAACCGCTACCTCGATGCCATCTCGGGGAACCAGAACGTCAACATCGGCCACGGCCGCGAGGAGGTAGCCGAGGCCGCGCGCGAACAGATCGACCGCCTCGAGTACGTCTCGAGCATGCTGTTTACGAACGAGCCCGCGATGGAGTACACCGAGAAGATCGCGGAGTTCACGCCCGAGGGCTTCGAGAAGACGTGGCTCGTCTCGAGCGGCTCGGAAGCGAACGAGAGCGCGATCAAGATGGCCCGCCAGTACCACTACGAGCGGGGCAACGAGGGCAAGTACAAGGTAATCTCGCGCCGCCGGAGCTACCACGGCAACACCGCCGGGGCGATGGCGGTCTCCGGCTTTCCGGCCCGAAAGACGAAGATGGAGCCGCTGTTCGCGAATTTCCCGAAAGCGCCGAGCGCCACGCCGTACCGCTGTGAGCGCTGCGACGGTGACGGCGGGCACGCCTGCGGCGTCGAGTGTGCGAACGACCTCGAGCGGCTCATTCAGGACGAGGGGCCGGAGACGGTGTCGGCGTTCATCACGGAGCCGGTCACGGGTGCCGCGAACGCCGGCGCGTCTCCCCACGACGGCTACTTCGAGCGGGTCCGCGAGATCTGCGACGAGTACGACGTGCTGTTCATCGTCGACGAGGTTATGGCCGGATTCGGACGGACCGGCGAGAACTTCGCGATCGAACACTGGGACGTCACGCCCGACATCATCACCGGCGCAAAGGGGATGAGCGGCGGCTACTCCCCGATCGGCGGCACGATGCCCCACCGCCGCGTTGCGGCGGTCTTCGAGGACGTCGAAGACGGGTTCCAGCACGGCCACACCTTCTGTTTCAACCCGGCCTCGGCCGCGATCGGCACGGCCGTCCTCGAGTACATGGATGACCACGACCTCGTGGACAACGCCCGCGAGGTCGGCGCACACCTCCGAGAACGCTGCGAGGAGTTCTACGAGTACGAGTTCGTCGGCGACGTCCGCGGGAAGGGACTGATGATCGGCGTGGAGTTCGTCGGCGACCGGGAGACGAAGGAGCCGCTGCCCGAAACCGGCGCGGAGTTCCAGTCGCTCCTGTTCGAGGCGGGGCTAGACAACGGGATCATCACCTATCCGGGTGGTGGCCACGTCGGCGGAGAGAACGGCGACTACACACTGATCACGCCGCCACTGACCATCGACGAGTCCCTCGCCGACGAGGTCGTCGACCGGATGCACGCGACGCTCGCGGACGTCGAATCGTCGCTCGAGCGGTGA
- a CDS encoding glutaredoxin family protein, whose product MATEPTVYVLEGCPYCETVTDRLDAEGIDYEREEVPALHSGRDQVKRVSGQRAVPVLVDDDHGVTMAESENILEYVDRTLA is encoded by the coding sequence ATGGCAACTGAACCCACAGTGTACGTACTCGAGGGCTGTCCGTACTGCGAGACCGTCACCGATCGGCTCGACGCCGAAGGAATCGACTACGAGCGCGAGGAGGTCCCGGCACTGCACTCGGGCCGCGACCAGGTCAAGCGCGTCTCGGGCCAGCGGGCGGTCCCGGTCCTCGTCGACGACGACCACGGCGTGACGATGGCGGAGTCCGAAAACATCCTCGAGTACGTCGACCGCACGCTCGCCTGA
- the nucS gene encoding endonuclease NucS, which yields MSDSASDQRAETLQNPTPAAARDVVVRGIDRDAIVTVYGRCTVDYDGRAASYLEAGDRHVMLKPDGAALVHTDEGQQPVNWQPPGCDHEAFCDDGALVIESLRSAPDERLRVRFGEVLQVSAFSGSDETELALVGTEEDLRQRILAEPNLLEPGFTPLATERDTPAGAVDIYGTDDAGRPVVVELKRRRVGPDAVSQLRRYVDALERDLHADAAVRGILVAPSVTDRASRLLADHSLDFVALEPPTE from the coding sequence GTGAGCGATTCAGCGTCCGACCAGCGGGCGGAAACCCTCCAGAACCCGACGCCGGCGGCCGCGCGGGACGTCGTCGTTCGCGGGATCGACCGCGACGCGATCGTGACCGTCTACGGCCGCTGTACCGTCGACTACGACGGCCGGGCGGCGAGTTATCTCGAGGCAGGGGACCGCCACGTCATGCTCAAGCCCGACGGGGCGGCGCTGGTCCACACCGACGAGGGGCAACAGCCGGTCAACTGGCAGCCGCCGGGCTGTGACCACGAGGCGTTCTGCGACGACGGCGCGCTCGTCATCGAAAGCCTGCGATCGGCGCCGGACGAGCGCCTGCGGGTCCGCTTCGGGGAGGTGCTACAGGTGTCGGCGTTTTCGGGCTCCGACGAGACGGAACTCGCGCTCGTCGGCACGGAAGAGGACCTCCGCCAGCGGATTCTGGCGGAGCCGAACCTGCTCGAGCCCGGTTTCACGCCGCTTGCCACCGAGCGGGACACGCCCGCGGGCGCCGTCGACATCTACGGCACGGACGACGCCGGTCGACCCGTCGTGGTCGAACTGAAGCGCCGCCGGGTCGGCCCCGACGCGGTGAGCCAGCTCCGGCGCTACGTCGACGCCCTCGAGCGGGACCTCCACGCCGACGCCGCCGTCCGTGGCATTCTGGTCGCGCCCTCGGTGACCGACCGCGCGAGTCGGCTGCTCGCCGACCACAGCCTCGACTTCGTCGCGCTCGAGCCGCCGACGGAGTAA
- a CDS encoding Gfo/Idh/MocA family protein, giving the protein MSDDAPSRPTRIGIVGLGYIGTTVGGEFHRHPDATVRAICDLDADRREAVGRDFDVPLDRQYADYATMLEDSAIDAVLVGTPHTLHYEQVLAALDRDCDVYCDKPLTTDLERARDLATRARRSDRTVMVGYQRHLQTAFRTARERFAGREATWLTATMTQDWIDDSRGTWRLDPELSGGGFLYDTGSHVLDGVCWTTGLEPVSVAASMDFYDEARRIDRRAHLDVQFENGATGTFSFHGDAPSVREHLHLWDDEGAIYLEGTQWGSRDVVEIDSEAGEYAPYIDPRREQSRADAFLESVLEGTEPPATVADALRVTALTEAAYEAARTGDRIAVET; this is encoded by the coding sequence ATGAGCGACGACGCTCCGTCACGCCCGACTCGGATCGGTATCGTCGGCCTGGGATACATCGGCACCACCGTCGGCGGGGAGTTCCACCGCCATCCTGACGCGACCGTTCGCGCGATCTGCGATCTCGATGCCGATCGGCGCGAGGCCGTGGGCCGTGACTTCGACGTTCCCCTAGACCGACAGTACGCCGACTACGCGACGATGCTCGAGGATTCGGCCATCGACGCGGTCCTCGTCGGCACGCCCCACACGCTCCACTACGAGCAGGTCCTCGCCGCTCTCGACCGGGACTGCGACGTCTACTGTGACAAACCGCTGACGACCGACTTAGAGCGGGCGCGGGATCTCGCGACGCGAGCCCGGCGAAGCGACCGGACCGTGATGGTCGGCTACCAGCGTCACCTCCAGACCGCGTTTCGGACGGCTCGCGAGCGGTTCGCCGGCCGGGAGGCGACCTGGCTGACCGCCACGATGACCCAGGACTGGATCGACGACTCGCGCGGGACGTGGCGGCTCGATCCCGAACTGTCTGGCGGCGGGTTCCTGTACGATACGGGTAGCCACGTCCTCGACGGCGTCTGCTGGACGACCGGCCTCGAGCCGGTCTCTGTCGCAGCGAGCATGGACTTTTACGACGAGGCGAGGCGGATCGACCGTCGCGCCCACCTCGACGTACAGTTCGAGAACGGCGCGACCGGGACGTTCTCCTTTCACGGCGACGCACCGTCGGTCCGCGAACACCTCCACCTGTGGGACGACGAGGGGGCGATCTACCTGGAGGGCACCCAGTGGGGCTCCCGCGACGTGGTCGAGATCGACTCCGAGGCCGGGGAGTACGCGCCGTACATCGACCCGCGACGCGAGCAGTCGCGCGCCGACGCCTTCCTCGAGAGTGTCCTCGAAGGAACGGAGCCGCCGGCGACGGTCGCGGACGCGCTGCGGGTAACGGCGCTGACTGAAGCAGCCTACGAGGCGGCGCGAACGGGCGATCGAATCGCGGTCGAGACGTGA
- the mutS gene encoding DNA mismatch repair protein MutS yields MDPALGPPEAMAEKRDELTPMMAQYHDLCARYDDAIVLFQVGDFYETFCGAAERTARLLEIALTSREDSTGEYPMAGIPIDNAESYIEELLEAGYRVAVADQVEEPGETSGVVERAVTRVITPGTLTEDELLAGDDNNFVAAVACDSGSGHDDREVALALLDVSTGDFLATSSTSRESIADEVSRFAPAEAVVGPDAPVDLFPDDCMVTPYDGAAFDRDRAAETLSAYFRNPDALLAGDAEIRACGALLSYAEYVRGGAHEGERGETDDNDANPDGTGDETADDSGAPDGDNRLEYLTHLTRYDPREYLLLDAVALRSLELFEPRAVHGRDDATLVGVLDETASALGGRKLRDWLRRPLLEPDRIEARLDAVEELTSAVRTRERLHDRLREVYDLERLIGRISRERANARDLRSLRDTLAVVPDVRDGLDDADCDRLQRLHGNLDPLTDVRELIEDAIVSDPPIEITEGGIIAEGYDEDLDELRGTARDGKQWIDDLEERERERTGIDSLKVGYNSVHGYYIEVTNPNLESVPENYQRRQTLKNSERFVTPELKEREDQIVGAEERADEREYELFREVRREIADEVERVQGLAAAVATLDALVSLASAAAQYDYCRPEILERDGSQTLEIERGRHPVVERTQESFVPNDARFSRDRRLAVITGPNMSGKSTYMRQVAQIVLLAQVGSFVPASAARITPVDRIFTRVGASDDIAGGRSTFMVEMDELATILEEADEHSLVLLDEVGRGTSTADGMAIAQAITEHLHDAVGATTLFATHHHPLTELADDLAAAFTLHFEVDQRDGEVVFHHEIAPGAATGSYGVEVATAAGVPDSVVDRARTLVADAEDADGDAEVRAETREESAPASNAEAASAATADGGERTEGGSRSSAELRSDVGDVPTDVAAELRALDLAHLTPVEALTELDRLKRLLEE; encoded by the coding sequence ATGGATCCGGCGCTTGGCCCGCCCGAGGCGATGGCCGAGAAACGCGACGAGCTGACGCCGATGATGGCGCAGTACCACGACCTCTGTGCGCGCTACGACGACGCGATCGTCCTCTTTCAGGTGGGGGACTTCTACGAGACGTTCTGTGGTGCGGCCGAACGCACCGCCCGCCTGCTCGAGATCGCCCTGACCAGCCGGGAGGATTCCACCGGCGAGTACCCGATGGCCGGCATTCCGATCGACAACGCCGAATCGTACATCGAGGAGTTACTCGAGGCCGGCTACCGGGTCGCCGTCGCCGATCAGGTCGAAGAACCCGGCGAAACCTCGGGCGTCGTCGAGCGCGCAGTAACCCGTGTCATCACCCCAGGGACGCTCACCGAGGACGAACTGCTCGCCGGCGACGACAACAATTTCGTCGCCGCGGTCGCCTGTGACTCCGGCTCAGGCCACGACGACCGCGAGGTCGCGCTCGCCCTGCTCGACGTCTCGACCGGCGACTTTCTTGCGACGAGTTCCACGTCGCGAGAGTCGATCGCCGACGAGGTGAGCCGGTTCGCTCCCGCCGAGGCCGTCGTCGGTCCCGATGCGCCCGTCGATCTGTTCCCCGACGACTGCATGGTCACGCCCTACGACGGGGCGGCGTTCGACCGCGATCGGGCGGCAGAAACGCTCTCGGCGTACTTCCGCAACCCCGACGCCCTGCTCGCGGGCGACGCCGAAATCCGGGCCTGCGGCGCGCTCCTTTCTTACGCCGAGTACGTCCGCGGCGGCGCACACGAGGGCGAGCGCGGCGAGACGGACGACAACGACGCGAACCCAGACGGCACCGGAGACGAGACCGCCGACGATTCCGGCGCTCCGGACGGCGACAACCGCCTCGAGTACCTCACACACCTCACGCGATACGATCCCCGCGAGTACCTGCTGCTCGATGCGGTGGCGCTGCGCAGCCTCGAGCTGTTCGAACCCCGCGCGGTCCATGGCCGGGACGACGCCACGCTGGTCGGCGTCCTAGACGAGACCGCCAGCGCGCTCGGCGGCCGCAAACTCAGAGACTGGCTCCGGCGACCGCTGCTCGAACCCGATCGGATCGAGGCGCGTCTCGACGCCGTCGAGGAACTCACGAGCGCGGTCCGGACCCGCGAGCGGCTCCACGACCGGCTGCGGGAGGTCTACGACCTCGAGCGGCTGATTGGCCGAATTTCTCGCGAACGGGCGAACGCGCGGGACCTGCGCTCGCTGCGGGACACGCTGGCCGTCGTCCCCGACGTTCGCGACGGACTCGACGACGCGGACTGTGACCGCTTGCAGCGGTTACACGGGAACCTCGATCCGCTGACGGACGTCCGCGAACTGATCGAGGACGCGATCGTCTCGGACCCGCCGATCGAGATCACCGAAGGCGGGATCATCGCCGAGGGGTACGACGAGGACTTAGACGAGTTGCGCGGGACTGCCCGCGACGGCAAACAGTGGATCGACGACTTAGAGGAGCGCGAGCGCGAGCGGACCGGGATCGACTCGCTGAAGGTCGGCTACAACTCGGTCCACGGCTACTACATCGAGGTGACGAACCCGAACCTCGAGTCGGTGCCCGAGAACTACCAGCGCCGACAGACCCTCAAGAACTCCGAACGGTTCGTCACGCCGGAACTCAAAGAGCGCGAGGATCAGATCGTCGGCGCAGAGGAACGAGCGGACGAACGCGAGTACGAACTCTTCCGCGAGGTGCGCCGCGAGATCGCGGACGAGGTCGAGCGCGTCCAAGGGCTCGCGGCGGCGGTCGCGACGCTCGACGCGCTCGTTTCGCTCGCGAGTGCCGCCGCGCAGTACGACTACTGCCGGCCGGAGATCCTCGAGCGAGACGGGAGTCAGACCCTCGAGATCGAAAGGGGTCGCCACCCCGTCGTCGAGCGCACGCAGGAGTCGTTCGTCCCGAACGACGCCCGGTTTTCGCGCGATCGGCGGCTGGCGGTGATCACGGGGCCGAACATGTCGGGCAAGTCGACGTACATGCGACAGGTCGCCCAGATCGTCCTGCTGGCGCAGGTCGGCAGCTTCGTCCCCGCCAGTGCGGCCCGGATCACGCCCGTCGATCGCATCTTCACCCGCGTCGGAGCGAGCGACGACATCGCCGGCGGCCGCTCGACGTTCATGGTCGAGATGGACGAACTGGCGACGATTCTCGAGGAGGCTGACGAGCACTCGCTCGTGTTGTTAGACGAGGTCGGCCGAGGCACGTCCACGGCCGACGGGATGGCCATCGCGCAGGCGATCACCGAACACCTCCACGACGCGGTCGGCGCGACGACGCTGTTCGCGACTCACCACCACCCGCTGACCGAACTCGCAGACGACCTCGCGGCCGCGTTCACGCTGCACTTCGAGGTCGACCAGCGGGACGGCGAGGTCGTCTTCCACCACGAGATCGCCCCCGGCGCGGCCACGGGTTCCTACGGTGTCGAAGTCGCGACCGCCGCGGGCGTCCCCGATTCGGTCGTCGATCGGGCGCGGACGCTGGTCGCGGACGCGGAGGACGCCGACGGTGACGCCGAAGTGAGGGCGGAGACACGCGAGGAGTCGGCTCCCGCGTCGAACGCGGAGGCGGCCTCGGCGGCCACCGCAGACGGCGGTGAGCGAACCGAGGGCGGTTCGCGATCCTCGGCGGAGTTGCGCTCCGACGTTGGTGACGTGCCGACCGACGTGGCCGCGGAACTCCGCGCGCTCGATTTGGCCCACCTCACGCCCGTCGAGGCGCTGACGGAACTCGACCGGCTGAAGCGGTTGCTCGAGGAGTAA